One segment of Pseudomonas sp. FP2196 DNA contains the following:
- a CDS encoding AMP-binding protein, with protein sequence MDQPSANPQRSYTRGSQDKTLLAMTIGQKFDQTVAQYPDGEALVVRHQQLRYSWRQLADAVDLHARALLALGLQAGDRLGIWAPNCAQWCITQVATAKIGVILVNINPAYRSSELEYVLKQSGCQWLVCASAFKSSNYHGMLQGLVPELAEQSIGQMRSELLPDLRGVISLDTQPPPGFLPWSRLADLAVSISPQQLCERSDSLHFDQPVNIQYTSGTTGFPKGATLSHYNILNNGYMVGESIGLTPLDRLVIPVPLYHCFGMVMGNLGCITHGSTMIYPNDAFDPLLTLQIVAEEKATGLYGVPTMFIAMLDQPQRAEFDLSSLRTGIMAGATCPIEVMRRVISEMHMSEVQIAYGMTETSPVSLQTGPTDELELRVTTVGRTQPQLESKIIDEAGNLVPRGTIGELCTRGYSVMLGYWNNPQATAEAIDEAGWMHTGDLASMNDEGYVNIAGRNKDMIIRGGENIYPRELEEFFFTHPAVADVQVIGIPCSRYGEEIVAWIKFHPGHSASELELQTWCKERIAHFKTPRHFKFVEEFPMTVTGKIQKFRMREISIEELREKLA encoded by the coding sequence ATGGATCAACCCAGTGCAAACCCGCAGCGCAGCTATACCCGTGGTTCCCAGGACAAAACTTTGCTGGCGATGACCATCGGGCAGAAGTTCGACCAGACCGTCGCGCAATACCCGGATGGCGAGGCGCTGGTGGTGCGGCATCAGCAGTTGCGCTACTCGTGGCGCCAACTGGCCGACGCGGTGGATCTGCATGCCAGAGCCCTGCTCGCATTGGGTTTACAGGCCGGTGACCGGCTCGGTATCTGGGCACCGAATTGCGCGCAGTGGTGTATCACGCAAGTGGCCACCGCGAAGATCGGCGTGATTCTGGTCAACATCAACCCGGCCTACCGCAGCTCTGAACTGGAGTACGTGCTCAAGCAATCCGGTTGCCAATGGCTGGTTTGCGCCAGCGCGTTCAAGTCCTCCAACTATCACGGCATGTTGCAAGGGCTGGTACCGGAACTGGCCGAGCAGTCCATCGGCCAGATGCGTAGCGAACTCCTGCCGGACCTGCGCGGGGTGATCAGTCTCGACACCCAGCCGCCGCCAGGTTTCCTGCCGTGGTCGCGACTGGCCGATCTAGCCGTCAGCATCTCCCCGCAACAATTGTGCGAACGCAGCGACAGCCTGCACTTCGATCAACCCGTCAACATTCAATACACCTCCGGCACCACCGGTTTCCCCAAGGGCGCGACCCTCAGTCACTACAACATCCTCAACAACGGTTACATGGTCGGCGAAAGCATCGGCCTGACCCCGCTTGATCGACTGGTGATCCCGGTGCCGCTGTATCACTGCTTCGGCATGGTCATGGGCAACCTCGGGTGCATCACCCACGGCAGCACGATGATTTATCCCAACGATGCCTTCGATCCGTTGCTGACCCTGCAAATTGTCGCCGAGGAAAAAGCCACCGGACTGTACGGCGTACCGACCATGTTCATTGCCATGCTCGATCAGCCGCAGCGTGCCGAATTCGACTTGTCGAGCCTGCGCACCGGGATCATGGCCGGCGCTACCTGCCCGATCGAAGTCATGCGCCGGGTTATCAGCGAGATGCACATGAGCGAAGTGCAGATCGCCTATGGCATGACCGAAACCAGTCCGGTTTCGCTCCAGACCGGCCCGACCGATGAACTGGAGTTGCGCGTGACCACGGTCGGCCGCACCCAGCCGCAACTGGAAAGCAAGATCATCGACGAGGCTGGCAACCTGGTTCCACGCGGCACCATCGGCGAGCTCTGCACCCGCGGTTACAGCGTGATGCTCGGCTACTGGAACAACCCGCAGGCCACCGCCGAGGCCATCGACGAGGCCGGATGGATGCACACCGGCGACTTGGCGAGCATGAATGACGAGGGTTACGTGAACATCGCCGGGCGTAACAAGGACATGATCATTCGCGGTGGCGAGAACATTTATCCGCGTGAGCTGGAAGAGTTTTTCTTCACCCATCCGGCGGTGGCGGACGTGCAGGTAATCGGCATTCCGTGTTCGCGTTACGGTGAGGAGATTGTTGCCTGGATCAAGTTTCACCCCGGTCACAGCGCTTCCGAGTTGGAGCTGCAAACCTGGTGCAAGGAGCGCATCGCACACTTCAAGACGCCGCGACACTTCAAGTTCGTCGAAGAGTTTCCGATGACGGTGACGGGCAAGATCCAGAAATTCAGGATGCGTGAGATCAGTATCGAGGAACTACGCGAAAAGCTCGCCTGA
- a CDS encoding phosphate ABC transporter substrate-binding/OmpA family protein, whose translation MTLRVLCVFLLSGWLTVSAAALPIPENGPALRIQGSNTIGAELGPALIEGLLQEQGLLKIHRETPDSANELRIVGLTTQGKRVAVEIAAHGSSTGFTALKNASADLAASSRPIKDGELLSLQSLGDLKGPAAEQVIAIDGLAIILHPDNPLQQLDTEQLARIFSGEVKTWEDLGGRGGAIHLYARDDQSGTYDTFKELVLSRRGKNLSSVAKRFESSEQLSDAVSTDPQGIGFIGLPYVRQAKTVAIADGASQSMLPLSSLIATEDYPLSRRLFFYTPPNSKNPWAKALAAFAQSRQGQAIVAANGFISQTVQAMTVAPNALMPEGYQSLSRHAQRLTVNFRFEEGSANLDNKARQDLARVLDYIKRQNKTDRTVTLIGFGDAKDDPARADLLSKLRAMAVRRELVKNGVVLREVRGFGAQMPVAANSADEGRIKNRRVEVWVY comes from the coding sequence ATGACCCTGCGTGTTCTGTGCGTTTTTCTATTGAGTGGATGGCTGACGGTCTCTGCCGCTGCCCTGCCCATCCCTGAAAACGGCCCGGCCCTGCGCATTCAGGGTTCGAACACCATCGGTGCCGAACTTGGCCCGGCGCTGATCGAAGGTCTGTTGCAAGAACAAGGGTTGCTCAAGATCCACCGCGAAACGCCGGACAGCGCCAACGAACTGCGGATCGTCGGCCTGACTACCCAAGGCAAACGCGTCGCCGTGGAAATCGCCGCCCACGGCTCCAGCACCGGGTTCACCGCGTTAAAAAACGCCAGCGCCGACCTTGCCGCCTCCTCCCGTCCGATCAAGGACGGCGAACTGCTCAGCCTGCAATCGCTCGGTGACCTGAAAGGCCCCGCTGCCGAGCAAGTCATCGCCATCGATGGGCTGGCGATCATCCTTCACCCCGACAATCCGCTGCAGCAGCTGGACACCGAACAACTGGCACGGATCTTCAGTGGCGAGGTGAAAACCTGGGAAGACCTCGGCGGCCGTGGCGGGGCGATTCATTTGTATGCACGCGATGATCAGTCCGGCACCTACGACACGTTTAAGGAATTGGTCCTGAGTCGTCGTGGGAAAAATCTGAGTAGCGTTGCGAAAAGGTTTGAATCCAGCGAGCAATTGTCCGACGCCGTCAGCACCGATCCGCAAGGCATCGGTTTTATCGGTTTGCCTTATGTGCGCCAAGCGAAAACGGTGGCGATTGCCGATGGGGCTTCGCAATCGATGTTGCCGCTGAGCAGCCTGATCGCCACCGAGGACTATCCCTTGTCCCGCCGGTTGTTCTTCTATACGCCGCCCAATAGCAAGAATCCCTGGGCGAAAGCATTGGCGGCGTTCGCGCAAAGTCGTCAGGGCCAGGCGATTGTGGCGGCCAACGGGTTCATCAGCCAGACCGTTCAGGCCATGACGGTCGCACCGAATGCACTGATGCCCGAGGGTTACCAATCACTCAGCCGTCACGCCCAGCGTCTGACAGTGAACTTCCGTTTCGAGGAAGGCAGCGCGAACCTGGATAACAAGGCGCGGCAGGATCTGGCCCGGGTGCTCGACTATATAAAGCGTCAAAACAAGACGGATCGCACGGTGACGCTGATTGGGTTTGGTGATGCAAAGGACGACCCGGCGCGCGCGGACTTGCTATCGAAGCTGCGGGCGATGGCGGTACGGCGGGAATTGGTGAAGAACGGTGTGGTGTTGCGTGAGGTACGCGGGTTCGGCGCGCAAATGCCAGTGGCGGCGAACAGTGCCGATGAGGGACGGATCAAGAATCGGCGGGTTGAGGTTTGGGTGTATTGA
- the xthA gene encoding exodeoxyribonuclease III: MKIVSFNINGLRARPHQLAALIEKHQPDVIGLQETKVHDDQFPLEEVRALGYHVYFHGQKGHYGVALLSRQEPIAIHKGFATDEEDAQRRFIWGTFADANGVPVTIMNGYFPQGESRDHPTKFPAKQRFYSDLQALLESQFHNEQPLVVMGDVNISPEDCDIGIGPDNMKRWLKTGKCSFLPEEREWMARLKNWGLTDSYRHLNPDVTDMFSWFDYRSRGFEDEPKRGLRIDVILASHGLLPRVKDAGVDYELRGMEKPSDHAPIWLELS, from the coding sequence ATGAAGATTGTTTCCTTCAACATCAACGGACTGCGCGCCCGTCCGCATCAGCTGGCAGCGCTGATCGAAAAACACCAGCCGGACGTCATCGGCCTGCAGGAAACCAAGGTCCACGACGACCAGTTCCCGCTGGAAGAAGTACGTGCGCTGGGCTATCACGTGTATTTCCACGGCCAGAAAGGTCACTACGGCGTCGCCCTGCTCTCTCGTCAGGAACCGATCGCGATTCACAAAGGTTTCGCCACTGATGAAGAAGACGCTCAGCGCCGCTTCATCTGGGGCACTTTCGCCGACGCCAACGGCGTGCCGGTGACGATCATGAACGGCTATTTCCCACAGGGCGAAAGCCGCGACCATCCAACCAAATTCCCCGCCAAACAGCGCTTTTACAGCGATCTGCAAGCCTTGCTGGAAAGCCAGTTCCACAATGAACAGCCGCTGGTGGTGATGGGCGATGTGAACATTTCCCCGGAAGACTGCGACATCGGCATCGGCCCGGACAACATGAAGCGCTGGCTGAAAACCGGCAAATGCAGCTTCCTGCCGGAAGAGCGCGAGTGGATGGCCCGCCTGAAAAACTGGGGCCTGACCGACAGCTACCGCCACCTCAACCCCGACGTGACCGACATGTTCAGCTGGTTCGACTATCGCAGCCGTGGCTTTGAAGACGAGCCAAAGCGTGGGCTGCGAATTGACGTGATTCTGGCCTCCCACGGTTTGCTGCCGCGGGTGAAAGATGCGGGCGTCGACTATGAACTGCGCGGCATGGAAAAACCGTCGGACCATGCGCCGATCTGGCTTGAATTGAGCTAA
- a CDS encoding isovaleryl-CoA dehydrogenase produces the protein MSYPSLNFALGETIDMLRDQVQSFVAKEIAPRAAQIDSDNLFPADMWRKFGDMGLLGITVPEEYGGAGLGYLAHVVAMEEISRGSASVALSYGAHSNLCVNQINRNGNHEQKSKYLPKLISGEHVGALAMSEPNAGSDVVSMKLRADKRGDRFVLNGSKTWITNGPDANTYVIYAKTDLEKGPHGITAFIVERDWKGFSRSNKFDKLGMRGSNTCELFFDDVEVPEENILGVLNGGVKVLMSGLDYERVVLSGGPTGIMQSCMDLIVPYIHDRKQFGQSIGEFQLIQGKVADMYTQLNASRAYLYAVAQACERGETTRKDAAGVILYTAERATQMALDAIQILGGNGYINEFPAGRLLRDAKLYEIGAGTSEIRRMLIGRELFNETR, from the coding sequence ATGAGCTACCCATCCCTGAACTTCGCCCTCGGTGAAACCATCGACATGCTGCGCGATCAGGTTCAGTCCTTTGTCGCTAAAGAGATCGCACCGCGCGCGGCGCAGATCGACAGCGACAACCTGTTCCCCGCCGACATGTGGCGCAAGTTCGGTGACATGGGCCTGCTCGGCATCACCGTGCCGGAAGAGTACGGCGGCGCTGGTTTGGGTTATCTGGCGCACGTGGTGGCGATGGAAGAAATCAGCCGTGGCTCGGCGTCCGTGGCACTGTCCTACGGCGCTCACTCCAACCTCTGCGTCAACCAGATCAACCGCAACGGCAATCACGAACAGAAATCCAAATATCTGCCGAAGCTGATTAGCGGCGAGCACGTCGGGGCGCTGGCCATGAGCGAGCCTAATGCCGGTTCCGACGTGGTCTCGATGAAACTGCGCGCCGACAAACGCGGCGACCGCTTCGTCCTCAACGGCAGCAAGACCTGGATCACCAACGGTCCGGACGCCAACACCTACGTGATCTACGCCAAAACCGATCTGGAAAAAGGCCCCCACGGCATCACCGCGTTCATCGTCGAGCGCGACTGGAAAGGCTTCAGCCGCAGCAATAAGTTCGACAAGCTCGGCATGCGCGGCTCCAACACCTGCGAGCTGTTCTTCGATGACGTCGAAGTGCCGGAAGAGAACATCCTCGGCGTGCTCAACGGCGGCGTGAAAGTGCTGATGAGCGGCCTCGACTACGAGCGCGTCGTGCTGTCCGGCGGCCCGACCGGAATCATGCAATCGTGCATGGACCTGATCGTGCCGTACATCCACGACCGCAAGCAGTTTGGCCAGAGCATCGGCGAATTCCAGCTGATCCAGGGCAAGGTCGCCGACATGTACACCCAACTCAACGCCAGCCGCGCCTATCTCTACGCCGTGGCCCAGGCCTGCGAACGTGGCGAGACCACCCGCAAGGACGCCGCCGGCGTGATCCTCTACACCGCCGAACGCGCCACGCAAATGGCCCTCGACGCAATCCAGATTCTCGGCGGTAACGGTTACATCAACGAATTCCCTGCGGGCCGCTTGCTGCGTGACGCCAAGCTGTACGAAATCGGCGCCGGCACCAGTGAGATCCGTCGCATGCTGATCGGTCGCGAACTGTTCAACGAAACCCGCTAA
- a CDS encoding MerR family DNA-binding transcriptional regulator — protein sequence MSSQTYSISDLARELDITTRAIRFYEEQGLLSPERRGQERIYSPRDKVSLKLILRGKRIGFSLAECRELIELYDPSSGNTKQLNSMLAKISERREQLEQQLLDIEQMKLELDTAEERCVQALEQTLKSQQAI from the coding sequence ATGAGCAGCCAGACCTATAGCATTTCCGACCTTGCCCGCGAGCTGGACATCACCACCCGGGCAATTCGCTTTTATGAAGAGCAAGGCCTGCTCAGCCCTGAGCGTCGCGGCCAGGAACGCATCTATTCGCCCCGCGACAAGGTCAGCCTGAAGCTGATCCTGCGCGGCAAGCGCATCGGTTTCTCGCTGGCCGAATGCCGCGAACTGATCGAACTCTACGACCCGTCCAGCGGTAACACCAAACAGCTCAACAGCATGCTGGCGAAAATCAGCGAGCGGCGCGAACAGCTTGAGCAGCAGTTGCTCGACATCGAACAGATGAAGCTGGAACTCGACACCGCCGAAGAGCGCTGCGTGCAGGCGTTGGAGCAGACGCTCAAGAGCCAGCAGGCCATTTAA
- a CDS encoding carboxyl transferase domain-containing protein, producing MATLHTQLNPRSAEFAANSAAMLKQVDALHTLLAQVAQGGGAKAQERHTSRGKLLPRERINRLLDPGSPFLEISQLAAHAVYGEDVPAAGVIAGIGRVEGVECMIVANDATVKGGSYYPLTVKKHLRAQTIAQQNRLPCIYLVDSGGANLPRQDEVFPDREHFGRIFFNQANMSAMGIPQIAVVMGSCTAGGAYVPAMADEAIMVRNQATIFLAGPPLVKAATGEVVSAEELGGADVHCKISGVADHYAESDEHALALARRSVANLNWRKLGEVQQRAPIAPLYSSDELYGVVSADAKQPFDVREVIARLVDGSVFDEFKALFGTTLVCGFAHLHGYPIAILANNGILFAEAAQKGAHFIELACQRGIPLLFLQNITGFMVGQKYEAGGIAKHGAKLVTAVACAKVPKFTVIIGGSFGAGNYGMCGRAYDPRFLWMWPNARIGVMGAEQAAGVLVQVKREQAERSGQAFSAEQEAEIKQPILDQYEEQGHPYYSSARLWDDGVIDPAQTRDVLALALSASLNAPIESSRFGVFRM from the coding sequence ATGGCAACCTTGCACACTCAGCTCAACCCGCGTTCAGCGGAGTTCGCCGCCAACAGCGCGGCAATGCTCAAACAGGTCGACGCCCTGCACACCCTGCTCGCCCAAGTGGCCCAGGGTGGTGGCGCGAAAGCTCAGGAACGTCACACCTCGCGGGGTAAACTGCTGCCGCGTGAGCGCATCAACCGCTTGCTCGATCCGGGCTCGCCGTTTCTGGAAATCAGCCAATTGGCTGCCCACGCCGTTTACGGTGAAGACGTGCCGGCCGCCGGGGTGATTGCCGGGATCGGCCGTGTGGAAGGCGTCGAATGCATGATCGTCGCCAACGACGCGACCGTGAAAGGTGGTTCGTACTACCCGTTGACCGTGAAAAAGCACCTGCGCGCGCAGACCATCGCTCAACAGAATCGTCTGCCGTGCATCTATCTGGTGGACTCGGGCGGCGCCAACCTTCCGCGTCAGGACGAAGTGTTTCCGGATCGCGAGCACTTCGGGCGGATCTTCTTCAATCAGGCCAACATGAGTGCGATGGGCATTCCGCAAATCGCCGTGGTTATGGGCTCGTGCACCGCGGGCGGCGCTTATGTGCCGGCGATGGCCGACGAAGCGATCATGGTGCGCAATCAGGCAACGATTTTTCTCGCCGGCCCGCCGCTGGTGAAAGCCGCGACCGGTGAAGTGGTCAGCGCCGAGGAACTGGGCGGGGCCGACGTGCACTGCAAGATTTCCGGAGTCGCTGACCATTACGCCGAGAGCGACGAACACGCCCTCGCCCTCGCCCGCCGCAGTGTCGCCAACCTCAACTGGCGCAAACTAGGTGAAGTGCAACAGCGTGCACCGATTGCTCCGCTCTACAGCAGCGATGAGTTGTACGGCGTGGTGTCGGCCGACGCCAAGCAGCCGTTCGATGTGCGCGAAGTGATTGCGCGACTGGTCGACGGATCGGTGTTCGATGAATTCAAAGCACTGTTCGGCACCACGCTGGTCTGCGGCTTCGCTCACCTGCACGGTTACCCGATCGCGATTCTGGCGAACAACGGCATCCTCTTCGCCGAAGCCGCGCAGAAAGGCGCGCACTTCATCGAACTGGCCTGCCAGCGCGGCATCCCGCTACTGTTTTTGCAGAACATCACCGGCTTCATGGTCGGCCAAAAATACGAGGCCGGCGGCATCGCCAAGCACGGCGCAAAACTGGTGACAGCGGTGGCGTGCGCCAAGGTGCCGAAATTCACCGTGATCATCGGCGGCAGCTTCGGCGCCGGTAACTACGGTATGTGCGGTCGCGCCTACGATCCGCGTTTCCTGTGGATGTGGCCGAACGCGCGCATTGGCGTGATGGGTGCCGAACAGGCCGCCGGCGTACTGGTGCAGGTCAAGCGCGAACAGGCTGAGCGCAGCGGCCAGGCGTTCAGTGCCGAGCAGGAAGCCGAGATCAAGCAACCGATCCTCGACCAGTACGAAGAGCAGGGTCACCCCTACTATTCCAGCGCGCGGCTGTGGGATGACGGCGTCATCGACCCGGCGCAGACCCGCGATGTGCTGGCCCTGGCCTTGTCCGCGTCGCTGAACGCGCCTATCGAATCGAGCCGCTTCGGCGTGTTCCGGATGTGA
- a CDS encoding LysR family transcriptional regulator, whose amino-acid sequence MNLSKVDLNLFIVFDAIYTEANLTRAGQIVGITQPAVSNALARLRETFNDPLFVRTAQGMVPTPMAQNIIGPVRNALSLLRVSVQESRIFNPAQAVKTYRISMTDLTEAVILPPLFQRLRRLAPTVIIESFLSKRRETTKELAAGRLDFAVDAPLNTDPQVRHVKLMEDRYVCAMRKGHPMAGKEKLSLDDYLSLTHIHISSRRSGLGYVDLALGKMGIQRKIALRSQHYLMASQVMQQTDMVMTVPERFARRHELHAFNLPVNDVPPVETHLYWHESTDQDPANRWMREQMIELCQQVTAHEKKLDKQAV is encoded by the coding sequence ATGAATCTGAGCAAGGTCGACCTCAACCTTTTCATCGTCTTTGACGCGATCTACACCGAAGCCAACCTGACGCGCGCCGGGCAGATTGTCGGTATCACTCAGCCGGCGGTGTCCAACGCATTGGCGCGGTTGCGCGAAACCTTCAACGACCCGCTCTTTGTCCGTACCGCTCAGGGCATGGTGCCGACGCCGATGGCGCAGAACATCATCGGCCCGGTACGCAACGCACTGTCGCTGTTGCGGGTGTCGGTTCAGGAAAGCCGTATCTTCAACCCGGCGCAAGCGGTCAAGACCTACCGCATCAGCATGACCGACCTGACCGAAGCAGTGATTTTGCCGCCGCTGTTCCAACGCCTGCGCCGTCTGGCGCCAACAGTGATCATCGAAAGCTTCCTGTCCAAACGCCGGGAGACCACCAAGGAACTGGCGGCCGGGCGTCTGGATTTTGCCGTGGACGCGCCGCTCAACACCGACCCGCAGGTGCGCCACGTCAAGTTGATGGAAGACCGTTACGTGTGTGCCATGCGCAAGGGCCATCCGATGGCAGGCAAGGAAAAGCTTTCCCTCGATGACTATCTGTCGCTGACCCATATCCACATTTCCAGCCGCCGCAGTGGTCTGGGTTATGTCGATCTGGCGCTGGGCAAAATGGGCATTCAACGCAAGATCGCCCTGCGCTCGCAGCATTACCTGATGGCGTCCCAGGTGATGCAGCAGACCGACATGGTCATGACCGTGCCGGAGCGGTTTGCCCGGCGGCATGAACTGCATGCGTTTAATCTGCCGGTCAATGATGTGCCGCCGGTGGAGACTCATTTGTATTGGCATGAAAGCACCGACCAGGACCCGGCGAATCGCTGGATGCGCGAGCAGATGATCGAGTTGTGCCAACAGGTGACGGCGCATGAGAAGAAGCTGGATAAGCAGGCAGTCTGA
- a CDS encoding hydroxymethylglutaryl-CoA lyase — MSLPSQVRLIEVGPRDGLQNEAQPISVADKVQLVDALSAAGLGYIEVGSFVSPKWVPQMAGSAEVFAQIQRKPGVTYGALAPNLRGFEDAIAAGVKEVAVFAAASEAFSQRNINCSISESLARFAPIMEAAKQHGVTVRGYVSCVLGCPYEGTVAPEQVAMVARELYAMGCYEVSLGDTIGTGTAGATRRLFEVVSAQVPREKLAGHFHDTYGQAMANVYASLLEGIAVFDSSIAGLGGCPYAKGASGNVATEDVVYLLNGLGIETGIDLDALIAAGQQISHVLGRPSGSRVAKARGAQ, encoded by the coding sequence ATGTCCCTCCCCTCCCAAGTACGCCTGATCGAAGTCGGCCCGCGCGATGGCCTGCAAAACGAAGCGCAACCCATCAGCGTCGCCGACAAGGTGCAACTGGTCGACGCCTTGAGCGCCGCCGGTCTTGGCTATATAGAAGTCGGCAGTTTCGTCTCGCCGAAGTGGGTGCCGCAGATGGCCGGTTCCGCCGAGGTGTTCGCGCAGATCCAGCGCAAACCCGGCGTGACCTACGGCGCATTGGCACCGAATCTGCGTGGGTTTGAAGACGCCATTGCCGCCGGGGTCAAGGAAGTCGCGGTGTTCGCCGCTGCCTCCGAGGCGTTCTCGCAGCGCAACATTAATTGTTCGATCAGCGAGAGCCTGGCGCGGTTTGCGCCGATCATGGAAGCGGCGAAACAGCACGGCGTTACCGTACGCGGTTACGTTTCCTGCGTGCTCGGCTGCCCATATGAAGGCACGGTCGCGCCGGAGCAAGTGGCGATGGTCGCGCGTGAGTTGTACGCGATGGGCTGCTATGAAGTCTCGCTGGGCGACACCATCGGCACGGGCACCGCAGGCGCGACCCGTCGCTTGTTCGAAGTGGTGTCGGCACAAGTACCGCGGGAGAAACTCGCCGGACATTTCCACGACACTTACGGCCAGGCCATGGCCAACGTCTACGCCAGTCTGCTCGAGGGGATTGCGGTGTTCGACAGCTCTATCGCCGGACTCGGCGGCTGCCCATACGCCAAAGGCGCGAGCGGTAACGTCGCTACTGAAGACGTGGTGTACCTGCTCAATGGCCTCGGTATCGAGACCGGTATCGACCTGGACGCCTTGATTGCTGCGGGTCAGCAAATCAGCCATGTGCTCGGCCGCCCGAGCGGTTCGCGCGTGGCCAAGGCCCGTGGCGCGCAGTGA
- a CDS encoding acyl-CoA dehydrogenase — MDFAYSPKVQELRERVTAFMDTYVYPAEAVFERQVAEGDRWQPTAIMEELKAKAKAEGLWNLFLPESELGAGLTNLEYAPLAEIMGRSLLGPEPFNCSAPDTGNMEVLVRYANEEQKQRWLEPLLRGEIRSAFAMTEPDVASSDATNMAARAVRDGNEWVINGKKWWTSGACDPRCKILIFMGLSDPDAPRHAQHSMILVPVDTPGVKIVRPLPVFGYDDAPHGHAEVLFDNVRVPYENVLLGEGRGFEIAQGRLGPGRIHHCMRSIGMAERALELMCKRSVSRTAFGKPLARLGGNIDKIADSRMEIDMARLLTLKAAYMMDTVGNKVAKSEIAQIKVVAPNVALRVIDRAIQIHGGAGVSNDFPLAYMYAMQRTLRLADGPDEVHRAAIGKFEIGKYVPKEMLRSER; from the coding sequence ATGGATTTCGCTTATTCGCCCAAGGTGCAAGAACTGCGTGAGCGCGTGACCGCGTTCATGGACACTTACGTTTACCCGGCCGAAGCCGTATTCGAACGCCAGGTTGCCGAGGGCGACCGCTGGCAGCCGACAGCGATCATGGAAGAGCTCAAAGCCAAGGCCAAGGCCGAAGGTCTGTGGAACCTGTTTCTGCCTGAATCGGAACTCGGCGCCGGCCTGACCAACCTCGAATATGCACCGCTGGCAGAAATCATGGGCCGCTCCTTGCTGGGACCAGAGCCGTTCAACTGCTCGGCACCGGACACCGGCAACATGGAAGTCTTGGTGCGTTACGCCAACGAAGAACAGAAACAACGCTGGCTCGAACCGCTGCTGCGCGGCGAGATCCGTTCGGCATTCGCCATGACCGAACCGGATGTGGCTTCTTCCGACGCTACCAACATGGCCGCCCGCGCGGTGCGCGATGGTAACGAGTGGGTGATCAACGGCAAGAAGTGGTGGACCTCAGGCGCCTGCGATCCGCGCTGCAAGATCCTGATCTTCATGGGCCTGAGCGACCCCGATGCACCGCGTCACGCCCAGCACTCGATGATCCTCGTGCCGGTCGATACCCCCGGCGTGAAAATCGTCCGTCCGCTGCCGGTATTCGGTTACGACGATGCGCCGCACGGTCACGCCGAAGTGCTGTTCGACAACGTGCGGGTGCCGTACGAAAACGTTCTGCTCGGTGAAGGACGCGGCTTCGAAATCGCTCAGGGTCGCCTTGGCCCGGGCCGGATTCACCACTGCATGCGTTCGATCGGCATGGCCGAGCGTGCGCTGGAGTTGATGTGCAAACGCTCGGTGAGCCGCACTGCATTTGGCAAACCGCTGGCACGTTTGGGTGGCAACATCGACAAGATCGCCGACTCGCGGATGGAAATCGACATGGCGCGTCTGCTGACGCTGAAAGCGGCGTACATGATGGACACCGTCGGCAACAAAGTGGCCAAGAGTGAGATTGCGCAGATCAAAGTCGTCGCACCCAACGTTGCGCTGCGCGTGATCGACCGGGCGATCCAGATCCATGGCGGGGCAGGGGTTTCCAACGATTTCCCGCTGGCCTACATGTATGCCATGCAACGTACCCTGCGCCTGGCCGACGGCCCGGACGAAGTGCACCGCGCGGCAATCGGCAAGTTCGAGATCGGCAAATATGTGCCGAAGGAAATGCTGCGTAGCGAGCGCTGA